One stretch of Burkholderia pyrrocinia DNA includes these proteins:
- a CDS encoding Lrp/AsnC family transcriptional regulator gives MSKNRASVELDGVDRAMLRLLQEDGALSNATLGEKLSLSVTPCWRRRKRLEDERVITGYQANLDRRALGMNVFAFVQVTFNMHSGQDSDHFEDVMRRHDEVLSCHKITGAADYILQVVAADLDAYAEFVERVLRKQAGVSSIQSSLALREVKFSSRVPVPDA, from the coding sequence ATGAGCAAAAATCGCGCTTCGGTTGAACTGGACGGCGTCGACCGCGCGATGCTCCGCCTGCTGCAGGAAGACGGCGCGCTGTCGAACGCGACGCTCGGCGAAAAGCTGTCGCTGAGCGTCACGCCGTGCTGGCGCCGCCGCAAGCGGCTCGAGGACGAGCGCGTGATCACCGGCTACCAGGCGAACCTCGACCGGCGCGCGCTCGGGATGAACGTGTTCGCGTTCGTGCAGGTGACGTTCAACATGCACTCGGGCCAGGATTCGGATCACTTCGAGGATGTGATGCGGCGGCATGACGAGGTGCTGTCGTGCCACAAGATCACCGGCGCGGCCGATTACATCCTGCAGGTCGTCGCGGCCGATCTCGATGCGTATGCGGAATTCGTCGAGCGCGTGCTGCGGAAGCAGGCCGGCGTGTCGTCGATCCAGTCGAGCCTCGCGTTGCGCGAAGTGAAGTTCTCGTCGCGCGTGCCGGTGCCGGACGCGTGA
- a CDS encoding phosphate/phosphite/phosphonate ABC transporter substrate-binding protein yields the protein MSQWIAELPMYNVTPRHAMLWRALLRDALDTFANAGGPADVVLPDEPFDDLHALWRRDDLLLSQTCGYPYRMLGLRDTVRLIATPVFDADGCQGARYRSVLVVSARVHAGGATTLAAWRGLRAAFNGGDSHSGMNAFRHAVAPHAHDGSFFGSVTPFGSHLNVLRALASGEADCAAIDCVTFAYVRDALPELLKEIRIIGTTASAPGLPFIASRALEGGQVAALQDALDRAVAADAERSRMLRLKGFERLSPAAYDAIARFAREAAAHGYPELA from the coding sequence ATGAGCCAATGGATCGCAGAACTGCCGATGTACAACGTGACGCCGCGCCACGCCATGCTGTGGCGCGCGCTGCTGCGCGACGCGCTCGATACGTTCGCGAACGCGGGCGGGCCGGCGGACGTCGTGCTGCCCGACGAACCGTTCGACGACCTGCACGCGCTGTGGCGGCGTGACGATCTGCTGCTGTCGCAGACCTGCGGCTATCCGTACCGGATGCTTGGCTTGCGCGACACCGTGAGATTGATCGCGACACCGGTTTTCGACGCGGACGGCTGCCAGGGGGCGCGCTACCGCAGCGTGCTGGTCGTGTCGGCGCGCGTGCATGCGGGCGGTGCGACGACGCTCGCCGCCTGGCGCGGGTTGAGGGCCGCATTCAACGGCGGTGATTCGCACAGCGGAATGAACGCGTTTCGGCACGCGGTCGCGCCGCATGCGCACGACGGAAGTTTCTTCGGATCGGTCACGCCGTTCGGCTCGCACCTGAACGTGCTGCGTGCGCTGGCTTCCGGCGAAGCCGATTGCGCGGCGATCGACTGCGTGACGTTCGCGTATGTGCGCGACGCGCTGCCTGAATTGCTGAAGGAGATCCGGATCATCGGCACGACGGCGTCCGCGCCGGGGTTGCCGTTCATCGCCTCGCGGGCGCTGGAAGGCGGGCAGGTCGCCGCATTGCAGGATGCGCTCGATCGCGCGGTCGCGGCCGATGCGGAACGCTCGCGCATGCTGAGACTGAAGGGATTCGAACGGCTGTCGCCGGCCGCCTACGACGCGATTGCGCGGTTCGCACGGGAGGCCGCCGCGCACGGGTATCCGGAACTGGCGTGA
- the mqo gene encoding malate dehydrogenase (quinone) has protein sequence MKKGSAVIKTLRVILSALALCVAASSAHAADTKKVDVLLVGGGIMSSTLGVWLHELQPDWSMTMVERLDGVALESSNGWNNAGTGHSALAELNYTPEKADGKIDISKAVEINESFQISRQFWAWQVRQGVLKNPHSFINSTPHMSFVWGDDNVRFLKKRYEALQASPLFRGMQYSEDYDQIKQWVPLMMEGRDRKQKVAATWTPIGTDVNFGEITRQFVGYLKSQPNFTLSLSSEVREITRNADGTWHVSWVKLHSDEPPQAVDAKFVFIGAGGGALHLLQASGIPEAKDYGAFPVGGSFLVTDNPDVVKQHLAKAYGKASVGSPPMSVPHLDTRIIDGKKIILFGPFATFSTKFLKNGSYFDLLTSTNTHNVAPMMRVGVDEFPLVQYLAGQLMLSDDDRYNALKEYFPNAKKEDWRLWQAGQRVQIIKRDPVKGGVLKLGTEIVSSQDGSIAGLLGASPGASTAAPIMLNLMKKVFKDKVATPEWQQKLRQIVPSYGTKLNDSPAKVVEEWTYTSDVLQLSPPPKIDVNVPSQATGTAPARPAKASADMAL, from the coding sequence TTGAAAAAGGGATCTGCTGTGATCAAAACGTTACGGGTAATACTGTCGGCGCTCGCGCTGTGCGTCGCCGCGTCGTCCGCGCACGCGGCCGATACGAAGAAGGTCGACGTCCTGCTGGTGGGCGGCGGCATCATGAGTTCGACGCTCGGCGTCTGGCTGCACGAGCTTCAGCCTGACTGGTCGATGACGATGGTCGAGCGCCTCGACGGCGTCGCGCTGGAAAGTTCGAACGGCTGGAACAACGCGGGCACCGGCCACTCGGCGCTCGCGGAACTCAACTACACGCCGGAAAAGGCGGACGGCAAGATCGACATCTCGAAGGCCGTCGAGATCAACGAGTCGTTCCAGATCTCGCGCCAGTTCTGGGCGTGGCAGGTCAGGCAGGGCGTGCTGAAGAACCCGCATTCGTTCATCAACTCGACGCCGCACATGAGCTTCGTGTGGGGCGACGACAACGTCCGCTTCCTGAAGAAGCGCTACGAAGCGCTGCAGGCGAGCCCGCTGTTCCGCGGCATGCAGTATTCGGAAGACTACGACCAGATCAAGCAGTGGGTGCCGCTGATGATGGAAGGCCGCGACCGCAAGCAGAAGGTTGCCGCGACGTGGACGCCGATCGGCACCGACGTGAACTTCGGCGAGATCACGCGCCAGTTCGTCGGCTACCTGAAGTCGCAGCCGAACTTCACGCTGTCGCTGTCGAGCGAAGTGCGCGAGATCACGCGCAACGCCGACGGCACGTGGCACGTGTCGTGGGTCAAGCTGCATTCGGATGAACCGCCGCAAGCCGTCGACGCGAAGTTCGTGTTCATCGGCGCGGGCGGCGGCGCGCTGCACCTGCTGCAGGCGTCGGGCATCCCCGAAGCGAAGGACTACGGCGCGTTCCCGGTCGGCGGCTCGTTCCTCGTGACCGACAACCCCGACGTCGTGAAGCAGCACCTCGCGAAGGCGTACGGCAAGGCGTCGGTCGGCTCGCCGCCGATGTCGGTGCCGCACCTCGACACGCGGATCATCGACGGCAAGAAGATCATCCTGTTCGGGCCGTTCGCGACGTTCTCGACCAAGTTCCTGAAGAACGGCTCGTATTTCGACCTGCTCACGAGCACCAACACGCACAACGTCGCGCCGATGATGCGCGTGGGCGTCGACGAATTCCCGCTCGTCCAGTACCTCGCCGGCCAGCTGATGCTGTCCGACGACGACCGCTACAACGCGCTGAAGGAATACTTCCCGAACGCGAAGAAGGAAGACTGGCGCCTGTGGCAGGCCGGCCAGCGCGTGCAGATCATCAAGCGCGACCCGGTGAAGGGCGGCGTGCTGAAGCTCGGCACCGAGATCGTCAGCTCGCAGGACGGCAGCATCGCGGGCCTGCTCGGCGCGTCGCCGGGCGCGTCGACGGCCGCGCCGATCATGCTGAACCTGATGAAGAAGGTGTTCAAGGACAAGGTCGCGACGCCCGAGTGGCAGCAGAAGCTTCGCCAGATCGTGCCGAGCTACGGCACGAAGCTGAACGACAGCCCGGCGAAGGTCGTCGAGGAATGGACCTACACGAGCGACGTGCTGCAGCTCTCGCCGCCGCCGAAGATCGACGTCAACGTACCGTCGCAGGCGACCGGCACCGCGCCGGCCCGCCCGGCGAAGGCGTCGGCCGACATGGCGCTGTAA
- a CDS encoding fatty acid desaturase encodes MAEYFDVDHARAIAALDARFTARTEWPTWLLIVAIYGGWLAVLLLVRAQHLSLAAATPPLILLGAWHLSLQHELLHGHPTRSAFVNKLLGYPPLTVWYPYTLYRDTHLDHHRDEDLTVPGVDPETNYVSRERWARLPHWRRALTVARTTFIGRIVAGPPLAIAATFADAFAAFRRGDFRYLPMWATHAACVVALLAWLQWAIGVPWWYYLLAVTWPALSLAMIRSLYEHRAARHPKARIAINEAGFAMRLLYLNNNYHLVHHDLPKLPWYDLPRAYRMRRDAYAEKCGGFVIRGGYRELLARHAWTPTDAPVHPFDQGTASLSTGGGVQVAVVDEVLQIST; translated from the coding sequence ATGGCCGAATACTTCGACGTCGACCACGCGCGCGCGATCGCCGCGCTCGACGCCCGCTTCACCGCCCGCACCGAATGGCCGACCTGGCTGCTGATCGTCGCGATCTACGGCGGCTGGCTCGCCGTGCTGCTGCTCGTGCGCGCGCAGCACCTGTCGCTCGCGGCCGCGACGCCGCCGCTGATCCTGCTCGGCGCGTGGCACCTGTCGCTGCAGCATGAGCTGCTGCACGGCCATCCGACGCGTTCCGCGTTCGTGAACAAGCTGCTCGGTTATCCGCCGCTGACGGTCTGGTATCCGTACACGCTGTATCGCGACACGCACCTCGACCATCACCGCGACGAAGACCTGACCGTGCCGGGCGTCGATCCCGAAACGAACTACGTATCGCGCGAACGCTGGGCGCGGCTGCCGCACTGGCGTCGCGCGCTGACGGTCGCACGCACGACCTTCATCGGGCGGATCGTCGCCGGGCCGCCGCTCGCCATCGCCGCGACATTCGCCGACGCGTTCGCCGCGTTCCGGCGCGGCGACTTCCGCTACCTGCCGATGTGGGCGACGCACGCTGCATGCGTGGTCGCGCTGCTCGCGTGGCTGCAATGGGCGATCGGCGTGCCGTGGTGGTACTACCTGCTGGCGGTCACGTGGCCCGCGCTGTCGCTCGCGATGATCCGCTCGCTGTACGAGCACCGCGCCGCGCGGCATCCGAAGGCGCGCATCGCGATCAACGAAGCCGGCTTCGCGATGCGGCTGCTGTACCTGAACAACAACTATCACCTCGTCCATCACGACCTGCCGAAGCTGCCGTGGTACGACCTGCCGCGCGCGTACCGGATGCGGCGCGACGCGTATGCGGAAAAATGCGGCGGCTTCGTGATCCGCGGCGGGTATCGCGAGCTGCTGGCGCGCCACGCGTGGACGCCGACCGATGCGCCGGTGCATCCGTTCGATCAGGGCACCGCGTCGCTGTCGACGGGTGGCGGGGTGCAGGTGGCGGTGGTCGACGAGGTGCTGCAGATCAGCACGTAA
- a CDS encoding mechanosensitive ion channel family protein: MFLDHLHPERWTFLWNALSTLSIKLSAGLALLVAGWWLSKRVGNWLNRLLSNKERVDDTLRPILCDVAVWGVRIVAIVGALSQLGIETASIVAVLGAAGLAIGLALQGTMQNIAAGIMLLLLRPFKVGDYIDGGTGVAGTVDEVGLFMTRLTKPDGICEFVPNSALWGSSIRNYTRNPTRRLDLEVEVSVHDDIDRALDALRALAEADPDVLQDPAPDVMVMRFDDSTAVANMRVWTHTDNFWVMRWRLARQVRKALADADCALPIRTRELHIVHDAERRADRVRVRAS; the protein is encoded by the coding sequence ATGTTTCTCGATCATCTTCATCCGGAACGCTGGACGTTCCTGTGGAACGCACTGTCCACCCTTTCCATCAAGCTGAGCGCCGGCCTTGCGCTGCTCGTCGCAGGCTGGTGGCTGTCGAAACGCGTCGGCAACTGGCTGAACCGGTTGCTCTCGAACAAGGAGCGCGTCGACGACACGCTGCGGCCGATTCTCTGCGACGTCGCCGTGTGGGGCGTCCGCATCGTCGCGATCGTCGGCGCGCTGTCGCAGCTCGGCATCGAAACCGCGAGCATCGTCGCGGTGCTCGGCGCGGCCGGCCTCGCGATCGGGCTCGCGCTGCAGGGCACGATGCAGAACATCGCGGCCGGCATCATGCTTCTGCTGCTGCGGCCGTTCAAGGTCGGCGACTATATCGACGGCGGCACGGGCGTCGCGGGCACCGTCGACGAGGTCGGGCTGTTCATGACGCGGCTGACCAAGCCGGACGGCATCTGCGAATTCGTGCCGAACAGCGCGCTGTGGGGCAGCTCGATCCGCAACTACACACGCAATCCGACGCGCCGCCTCGATCTCGAAGTCGAGGTGTCCGTGCACGACGATATCGATCGCGCGCTCGACGCGCTGCGCGCGCTGGCCGAAGCCGATCCCGACGTGCTGCAGGATCCGGCGCCGGACGTGATGGTGATGCGCTTCGACGACAGCACGGCCGTCGCGAACATGCGCGTGTGGACGCATACCGACAACTTCTGGGTGATGCGCTGGCGCCTCGCCCGCCAGGTGCGCAAGGCGCTCGCCGATGCAGACTGCGCGCTGCCGATCCGCACGCGCGAGCTGCACATCGTGCACGACGCGGAACGTCGCGCGGACAGGGTGCGCGTGCGGGCGTCGTAA
- the dbpA gene encoding ATP-dependent RNA helicase DbpA, with protein MTQPTAAPFSALPLTPATLANLAQLGYVDMTPIQAASLPIALAGQDLIAQAKTGSGKTAAFSLALLSRLDARRFDVQAMILCPTRELADQVAQEVRRLARAEENVKVLTLCGGTPMRPQAQSLEHGAHIVVGTPGRIMDHLDRGNLKLDALNTLVLDEADRMLDMGFFDDIAKVARMCPPTRQTLLFSATYPDGIVKLSQQFLRNPKEVKLEERHDNSKIRQRFYEVTENERLHAVGQLLNHYRPVSTIAFCNTKQQCRDLLDVLHAQGFHALALHGELDQRERDQVLIQFANRSCSVLVATDVAARGLDIAQLEAVINVDVTPDPEVHVHRIGRTGRADQDGWALSLASMDEMGRVGAIEQAQKRDVEWHPLAELKPAGDDTLLPPMETLQILGGRKDKIRPGDVLGALTGDAGFDGKQIGKINVTEFSTYVAIERGVAHDALRKLNAGKIKGKRVKVRLMDEE; from the coding sequence ATGACCCAACCGACTGCAGCGCCCTTCAGCGCGCTGCCGCTGACGCCCGCCACGCTCGCCAACCTCGCGCAGCTCGGCTATGTCGACATGACGCCGATCCAGGCTGCGAGCCTGCCGATCGCGCTGGCCGGCCAGGACCTGATCGCGCAGGCGAAGACGGGCAGCGGCAAGACCGCCGCGTTCTCGCTCGCGCTGCTGTCGCGCCTCGACGCGCGCCGCTTCGACGTGCAGGCGATGATCCTGTGCCCGACGCGCGAACTCGCCGACCAGGTCGCGCAGGAAGTGCGCCGCCTCGCGCGCGCCGAGGAAAACGTGAAGGTGCTGACGCTGTGCGGCGGCACGCCGATGCGTCCGCAGGCGCAGAGCCTCGAGCATGGCGCGCACATCGTCGTCGGCACACCGGGCCGCATCATGGATCACCTCGATCGCGGCAACCTGAAGCTCGATGCGCTGAACACGCTCGTGCTCGACGAAGCCGACCGGATGCTCGACATGGGCTTCTTCGACGACATCGCGAAGGTCGCGCGGATGTGCCCGCCGACGCGCCAGACGCTGCTGTTCTCCGCGACCTATCCGGACGGCATCGTGAAGCTGAGCCAACAGTTCCTTCGCAACCCGAAGGAAGTGAAGCTCGAGGAGCGTCACGACAACAGCAAGATCCGCCAGCGCTTCTATGAAGTGACCGAGAACGAGCGGCTGCACGCGGTCGGCCAGTTGCTGAACCACTATCGGCCCGTCAGCACGATCGCGTTCTGCAACACGAAGCAGCAGTGCCGCGACCTGCTCGACGTGCTGCATGCGCAGGGCTTCCACGCACTCGCGCTGCATGGCGAGCTCGACCAGCGCGAGCGCGACCAGGTGCTGATCCAGTTCGCGAACCGCAGCTGCTCGGTGCTGGTGGCGACCGACGTCGCCGCGCGCGGGCTCGACATCGCGCAGCTCGAAGCGGTGATCAACGTCGACGTGACGCCCGACCCGGAAGTGCACGTGCACCGCATCGGCCGCACCGGCCGCGCGGATCAGGACGGCTGGGCGCTGAGCCTCGCGAGCATGGACGAGATGGGCCGCGTCGGCGCGATCGAGCAGGCGCAGAAGCGCGACGTCGAATGGCATCCGCTCGCCGAGCTGAAGCCGGCCGGCGACGACACGCTGCTGCCGCCGATGGAAACGCTGCAGATCCTCGGCGGACGCAAGGACAAGATCCGCCCGGGCGACGTGCTCGGCGCGCTGACCGGCGACGCCGGGTTCGACGGCAAGCAGATCGGCAAGATCAACGTGACCGAGTTCTCGACCTATGTCGCGATCGAGCGCGGCGTCGCGCACGACGCGCTGCGCAAGCTCAATGCGGGGAAGATCAAGGGCAAGCGGGTCAAGGTCCGGTTGATGGACGAGGAGTGA
- a CDS encoding branched-chain amino acid ABC transporter substrate-binding protein, with protein MNRHHKTALATAAALTCALSAFSAHADEVVRIGHVAPLTGAIAHLGKDSENGARLAVEEINAKGLAIGGRKVTLQLDAQDDAGDPRTATQVAQRLVDDKVVGVVGHHNSGTSIPASRVYRDGGVVQISQAATNPTYTQQGFKTTYRVVATDAQQGPALASYAAKNMGIRTVAVVDDSTAYGQGLATEFEKAAKAAGMKIVSRDATNDKAIDFRAILTKIKGANPDAIMYGGMDATGGPLAKQARQLGLRAKILAGDGVCSTDLPKLAGPASDNVVCSEAGIALEKMPGGAAFAKRYEARYHQPMQVYAPFSYDAVYIIVDAMKRANSTDPAKVLAAMPATDYRGVIGETSFTPQGDLKHGAISVFTYKSGRKALLDIVKM; from the coding sequence ATGAATCGACATCACAAGACGGCACTCGCCACCGCGGCCGCGCTGACGTGCGCGCTGTCCGCGTTCTCCGCGCACGCGGACGAAGTCGTGCGCATCGGCCACGTCGCGCCGTTGACCGGCGCGATCGCGCATCTCGGCAAGGACAGCGAGAACGGCGCGCGGCTCGCGGTCGAGGAAATCAACGCGAAGGGGCTCGCGATCGGCGGCAGGAAGGTCACGCTGCAGCTCGACGCGCAGGACGACGCGGGCGATCCGCGCACCGCGACGCAGGTCGCGCAGCGGCTCGTCGACGACAAGGTCGTCGGCGTGGTCGGCCATCACAACTCGGGCACGTCGATTCCGGCGTCGCGCGTGTATCGCGACGGCGGCGTCGTGCAGATCTCGCAGGCCGCGACCAACCCGACTTACACGCAGCAGGGCTTCAAGACGACCTATCGCGTGGTCGCGACGGATGCGCAGCAGGGGCCGGCGCTCGCGTCGTATGCAGCGAAGAACATGGGCATCAGGACGGTGGCCGTGGTCGACGATTCGACCGCGTACGGGCAGGGCCTCGCGACCGAGTTCGAGAAGGCGGCGAAGGCGGCCGGCATGAAGATCGTGTCGCGCGACGCGACCAACGACAAGGCGATCGATTTCCGCGCGATCCTCACGAAGATCAAGGGCGCGAACCCGGACGCGATCATGTACGGCGGGATGGACGCGACGGGCGGGCCGCTCGCGAAGCAGGCGCGGCAGCTAGGGTTGCGCGCGAAGATCCTCGCCGGTGACGGCGTGTGCTCGACCGACCTGCCGAAGCTCGCGGGTCCGGCGTCCGACAACGTCGTGTGTTCCGAGGCCGGCATCGCGCTCGAGAAGATGCCGGGCGGCGCGGCGTTCGCGAAGCGCTACGAAGCGCGTTACCACCAGCCGATGCAGGTGTATGCGCCGTTCTCGTACGACGCGGTCTACATCATCGTCGACGCGATGAAGCGCGCGAACTCGACCGACCCGGCGAAGGTGCTGGCCGCGATGCCGGCCACCGACTATCGCGGCGTGATCGGCGAAACCAGCTTCACGCCGCAGGGCGACCTGAAGCACGGCGCGATCTCGGTGTTCACGTACAAGAGCGGCAGGAAGGCGCTGCTCGATATCGTGAAGATGTAA
- a CDS encoding benzoate/H(+) symporter BenE family transporter, producing the protein MQPNTPPGAIRAIGNDWSVSAITAGFLAVLISYSGPLAIFFQAAQAAHASNAMVSSWVWAISIGAGISGLFASWKLKVPIVTAWSAPGTALLVGLFPQLTLNQAVGAYITAALIILLIGVTGYFDRLVRHIPRGIACGMMAGILLPFGTHAFAAASEQPALAFGMIAAYVIFKRLLPRYSIVLVLLTGAALATLLGMTHLGNVSPSIAQPIFIAPEWTLGTTLSLALPLVVVSLTGQFLPGMTILRVSGYHTSARPIITATSVMSLVVACFGGITIVVAAITAALCTGKDAHEDPDRRYIAGLANGAFYLIGGLFAGTIVTVFFALPKAFVAILAGLALIGAIGANVHGIFEDENHREASVITFLATASGMTWLGLGAAFWGIVIGSLSYAVLNKVRRPA; encoded by the coding sequence ATGCAACCGAACACCCCGCCCGGCGCGATCCGCGCGATCGGCAACGACTGGTCCGTTTCCGCGATCACCGCGGGCTTTCTCGCGGTGCTGATTTCGTACTCGGGCCCGCTCGCGATCTTCTTCCAGGCCGCGCAGGCGGCTCACGCGTCCAATGCAATGGTGTCGTCGTGGGTCTGGGCGATCTCGATCGGCGCGGGCATATCGGGCTTGTTCGCGAGCTGGAAGCTGAAGGTGCCGATCGTCACCGCGTGGTCGGCGCCCGGCACCGCGCTGCTCGTCGGCCTGTTTCCGCAACTGACGCTCAACCAGGCCGTCGGCGCGTACATCACGGCCGCGCTGATCATCCTGCTGATCGGCGTCACCGGCTATTTCGACCGGCTCGTGCGCCACATTCCGCGCGGCATCGCGTGCGGGATGATGGCCGGCATCCTGCTGCCGTTCGGCACGCATGCGTTCGCCGCGGCATCCGAGCAGCCGGCGCTCGCATTCGGGATGATCGCGGCCTACGTGATCTTCAAGCGCCTGCTGCCGCGCTACAGCATCGTGCTCGTGCTGCTCACGGGCGCCGCGCTCGCGACGCTGCTCGGGATGACGCATCTCGGCAACGTATCGCCGAGCATCGCGCAGCCGATCTTCATCGCGCCCGAATGGACGCTCGGCACGACGCTCAGCCTCGCGCTGCCGCTCGTCGTCGTCAGCCTCACCGGCCAGTTCCTGCCGGGGATGACGATCCTGCGCGTGTCGGGCTATCACACGAGCGCGCGCCCGATCATCACCGCGACCAGCGTGATGTCGCTCGTCGTCGCATGCTTCGGCGGGATCACGATCGTCGTCGCGGCGATCACCGCGGCGCTCTGCACGGGCAAGGACGCGCACGAGGATCCGGACCGGCGGTACATCGCCGGGCTCGCGAACGGCGCGTTCTACCTGATCGGCGGGCTCTTCGCGGGCACGATCGTCACGGTGTTCTTCGCGCTGCCGAAGGCGTTCGTCGCGATCCTCGCGGGGCTCGCGCTGATCGGTGCGATCGGCGCGAACGTGCACGGGATCTTCGAGGACGAGAATCACCGCGAAGCGTCGGTAATCACGTTCCTCGCGACCGCATCGGGGATGACGTGGCTCGGGCTCGGCGCCGCATTCTGGGGGATCGTGATCGGGTCGCTTTCGTATGCGGTGCTGAACAAGGTGCGGCGGCCCGCGTGA
- a CDS encoding histone deacetylase family protein: MLTVYSSDHHLHRGVELKDGAITESFENPLRAETVLAQVRAAGLGDVIAPRAFDRASYAGAHSARYVEFLAGAWDEWTATGRTCQALPLVWPVRAMPAAATLPDFIDGKLGFFAMDAGAPINAGTWDAVSASANSALTGADLLSNGAARAAFALCRPPGHHAGREYMGGYCYLNNAAIAAQHGIASGAARVAVLDVDFHHGNGTQDIFYERDDVLFASIHGEPSVSYPYFSGYADERGTGAGEGFNLNLPLPKGTQWDTYEAALGHAAAAIVAHAPDLLVVSLGVDTFEHDPISHFRLRSPDYLRIGEALARLNLPTLFVMEGGYMVDEIGINAVNVLLGFEGRA, from the coding sequence ATGCTCACGGTCTACAGCAGCGATCACCACCTGCATCGCGGCGTCGAACTGAAGGACGGCGCGATCACCGAGTCGTTCGAAAACCCCCTTCGCGCCGAAACGGTGCTCGCGCAGGTCCGCGCGGCCGGCCTCGGCGACGTGATCGCGCCGCGCGCATTCGACCGCGCCAGCTATGCCGGTGCGCACAGCGCGCGCTACGTCGAGTTCCTCGCCGGCGCATGGGACGAATGGACCGCGACCGGCCGCACCTGCCAGGCGCTGCCGCTGGTGTGGCCGGTGCGCGCGATGCCGGCTGCCGCGACGCTGCCCGATTTCATCGACGGCAAGCTCGGCTTCTTCGCGATGGACGCCGGCGCGCCGATCAATGCGGGCACGTGGGATGCGGTGAGCGCGAGCGCGAATTCGGCGTTGACCGGCGCCGACCTGCTGTCGAACGGCGCCGCGCGCGCGGCGTTTGCGCTGTGCCGGCCCCCCGGCCATCACGCGGGCCGCGAGTACATGGGCGGCTACTGCTACCTGAACAATGCGGCGATCGCGGCGCAGCACGGCATCGCGAGCGGCGCCGCGCGCGTCGCGGTGCTCGACGTCGATTTCCATCACGGTAACGGCACGCAGGACATCTTCTACGAACGTGACGACGTGCTGTTCGCGTCGATCCATGGCGAGCCGTCGGTGTCGTACCCGTACTTCTCAGGCTATGCGGACGAGCGCGGCACGGGCGCGGGCGAAGGCTTCAACCTGAACCTGCCGCTGCCGAAGGGCACGCAGTGGGACACCTACGAAGCGGCGCTCGGCCATGCGGCGGCCGCGATCGTTGCGCATGCACCAGATCTGCTCGTCGTGTCGCTCGGCGTCGACACGTTCGAGCACGATCCGATCAGCCACTTCCGGCTGCGCTCGCCCGACTACCTGCGCATCGGCGAGGCGCTCGCGCGCCTGAACCTGCCGACGCTGTTCGTGATGGAAGGCGGCTACATGGTCGACGAGATCGGCATCAACGCGGTGAACGTACTGCTGGGTTTCGAAGGGCGCGCGTAA